ATCGTAGGCCGTCATCGTTTTCAGCTTTCCCGTGTAGGCTAGCTGCTGGAAGTAGTCGATCGCTTTCTGCACCTTCTTCGGGTTGGTGCACACGTCACACATGTTCCGACAGTCGGGCGGATCGTCACCGAAGTAGTCCGTAAACAGCCGGTGTCGGCACCGTGCACTTTCACAAAATTCGACCATTTTCTCGAAGTTTTTCACAGCCTGCTTGGCACTGTCCTCCTTCGGCGTTTCTTTGCATTTCTGCAAATCTTGCCGCAGCAGAAACTCGATCGATTTACACTCATCGCGACAGTGATAAATGCGGCAGAACGATTTTTTGCCATCGCGACCCGCCCGGCCCGATTCCTGATAGTAAGCGGCCACATTCTGGGGATTGTCCCAGTGTATAACGAACCGTACCGAACCTTTATCAACACCCATGCCGAAGCTAATGGTTGCCGCAATGGCTACGTACTTCCCTTCCATCCAGTCCTCCTGCACCTGGTCGCGTTCGGATTGTTTCAGACCCGCGTGATATGGAACCGTGCGTAAACCGAGCTTTGTCAAGTTCGTTGCCACACGTTCCGTGTTTTCGCGCGTTCGGCAGTATATGATACCGCAGGCACGCTTGCTCTGTAACGAAACCAATCACCGTTTCATTGGTAAAGCTTCCTAAATACACGCGGTACGCGTGGTACACTTACCGGTTTCACTTCGTCCTGTTTCCCAAGGATGCTTTCGATATAGTCCTTCAAATGGAGGAAGTCGTCTTGGATGGAGTTTTTGAATACTACGTCATAGTAGAGATTGTGCCGGAAGCAGGGCGTCTTGAACTTGGCCACCGGTTCCTTCAGGCGCAGATTATGAAAAATGTCCTCCACTACATTCTTCGAAGCGGTTGCCGTCAGTGCAATCCACGGCACGGAAGGATATTccgcccgtaaattgcccaaCTTCAAGTAGTCGGGTCGGAAATCGTGTCCCCACTCACTGACGCAGTGTGCTTCGTCAACCACAACGTATGCGACCTTCCGGAACTTAACCAGATGCTGCATAATGTCCTTAAATGTGGCAGTATTTGCTTGCTCGGGTGTGATATACAGAAAACGTATATCCGTCTTCACACTCTTCAGGTCATTGATTACCCGTTCTCGGTCGCGAACACCCATTTTTGAGTTAATCGAGTCGGCCGGTATCTTAATTCGAGCTAATGTGTCTAGCTGATCCTTGATCAACGCTAGCAGTGGGGAAAATACTATCGTTACCTTGTTATCCTGCATTACACCGGGTAGCTGGAAGCAGAGCGACTTTCCGGCTCCGGTAGGCATGGAAACGTACACATCTCGTGTTCCTGCgatggaaaagaaatagaTAAGAGCGATAGCATTAGGGATTAGAATGCGGCGTTCATTGCTTGTGAGATTGTGTGTTTGATACGTACTCGCGATGATGGTTTCGATGGCTTCTTTTTGCAACTGGCTTTTAAAATCACGATGACCGAAGTATTGCCATAGCTTTTCCTGCAGCAGTTCGTCCGATTTGGTTTCTTTCGAGCTCAGCTTCTCCAGCGCCCTTCGACCAGAGCGCTCCGGAGAGTCGGAAATTTCCACAACATCATCCATGTTGGGAATCTCCATGGGCGTTTGCGGTCGCGGTATCATGTCATCGTAATCCTCCATGGGAGGCGTTTTTGGCGCCCGCGGAGGAATATAGTCATCATACTCTTCGCATTTCGGATCTTTTTCCAGCAGCTCCTGCAGTGATGCATTTACCGTCGATTCACACTTTGTGCTGTAAACAACGGGTACGGGTGCGGGTACGGGCGTGGGTCGCATCGACTGCAGCTGTGGCTGGGGCTGCTGTACCACGGTTTGCATCGCTGGTTCGGATTCATTTTTCACCTCTACCTTTGGCTCGACTTTCAATGCCGTGCCGTTGGCTTTCCGCTCGGCACGGTTGTTTTTCACGTTCTTCCAGAAGGATGCCTTTAAGCACTCGTTGAACTTATCGAACTCCGAAGACATTTCTTTCGACGGAAGCTGTAGCTCCCGGGGACCAAAAGTGAAGCAAGCGAGACCCGTTCAGACCGATCGAAATGCGCAGTTTGGGGCTCGTTTTGGGGAAAATGCCGAGTGCTTTCAACACGCAGAATCACTTGTACCGAGAGTCATGCTAAATTTGCGTCTATTTTTCAATCGCACGTTTCACTGCTTACATTGAATattctgtaaaaaaaactcGGGGAAACGCTAGGAAATCGACTTTTTCTGgaaatttgtcaaattttgtCAAATGTCAAGCCAGATGCGGACCAGCTGCGGGTCGGTGCGAGGTTGTCCGGTGGCTGCCATAGCGTACGGAAGTTTGACAGTAGAGTTCGttattttgttataaataCACAATTTGTAGGCATAACTTTCTATAGCAAAGACaatagtgaagaaaaaatagcTTCGGCAGAAGGGAATAAGAGATGATTGCacaaaaaagcgaaaggaagAGCTTATATTATCGTAACATGAAATATACACCGCTTGCTGATGGGCTAACCTTTTCTAGGGAGAGCGGGCGTCgagcaacaaagaaaaaaaagctgtcgGAAAAGTGTCGGAAGCTGCTATTCGAAATGTCGTAACAAAAAAGTCACAGCTTCGTTCGAAGTTAACAATTTGTTGGGACAATTATGTGGCAATTTCAGTAGTTTCTAGTGCAAAATAAGATTCATTGGGAAAGAAGAGAGAGCGAGTGCACTTAGAAACACATGGAAATCAATCATTGGCGATGGATATCAGCAAATAATTGATGGAAAACAAGGCTTGTTTTCGGTGTAGGGTACTGCTCTTGTCAAAACGGATGCCCACGACCGAGCCTGGTTTGATTTCTGCACAAacaagaaagaagaagaaaaaaagaaaacaagagtAAACATTTGCTTTTTCCTTTTGATTTTCGATAGCTGCAGTAAAATTAGCAAATTGCCTAGTGCATTCGAATAAGAATAAAACCGTCTGTGAATAAAGAGGCACACCCAGTTCGCacgaaataaaatgttacgAAAGTCGAGAATGTAGTGAGAAATCGGGCAATTCTATTGCGAACCGAGAACGACGATACGATCGATTCTGCAGAGGAGGATCTGATATTTAGGTGCAAACGATCCCGACATTCGTCCCATGTATTTTGCGACAATCTTTAAAGTGTGTAAAATGCTTTATCAATTGTTTTGGTTCCTTGCGGCGTGTTGCACGTTTGTCGTGAATACCCTATGGCTCTGCTGCAACTTTGCCTCCGTCGGTATACCTTGGCTGATGTTGCTTCTCTTCTTGGTCTGCATTGGCTCGAAGTTTGTGAAGCTAAAATCACCCGCCGACGATGTGGTGCTGTCTATGCTatccaaaaacgaaaaggaaagagaTGACAATGAGGCACTGTTCTGGCCAATCGTCAATCGGGGTGGGGCATTCGATGCGCCGGAAAACTCACTCGCGGCCATCAATCAGTGTCTGGCGCAAAGGTGTCAAAAGATACTGCTCGATCTCGGCATTACCAGCGATGGGAAAGCGATCATACTCCACAGATCGACACTCGAGAAAGCGAACGTAAACGAACCGATGCAGAAGCTGGATTATAGTTTTTTCGACAACTTTAACATTAGTGAACATCATCCGCTGGGGTAGGAAAAAAGGTTCCATTAGAGCTGGCGCGAAGAAGGGCGTAATTTTTATTAATCGATCGTTATCCTCCCACAGCCAACTGTTCCAGCCTGAGAAGGTGCTAACGTTCGAGAAGCTGTTGAAACTGTTGGAATCCTCCGAGGTGACCGTATTTCTATTGGCCTCCCAAATCAACTCCTCGCTGTTGGAGATTGTACGCGAAACGGCTTCAAAGTGTCCCATTTTTACGAAACGGATCGTTTTCTGTTGCTCTTCACCGTCGGCAATCTATCAGGTAGGTCTACGGAAAGGTGAGACTCAAAGGAAGATCTTGAGGATAACGTTCTCTACTACGATAGCTTCGCCAGCACTGTCCGGATCTGGTGTGTGGGTTGTGGATGGAAAGGTCCTGCTTTACCATACTGCCACGCTATCTGAATACCTCTACGATACTGCTATCCATTGTTGGTGCCATCTATCGAAACATTATAGCACCCGTGATCGGTGTTAGTCTAGTCTTTATCCATAAGGATGAGTTTAATGCGTAAGTATTCCCCGCGAACAACTGGAAAACCCCAACCTGCTTTCTATCTGGTTCGTTCTATCGTCACAGACAAATCTCAACACTGTGGAAGAACGTCGGCGTTCGGCCTATTGTTTACACAATAAATTCGCCGAACGAAAAGCGCTACTTTCAGCAGGTGACCAAAACGCTCTATCTCACGGATTCGCTCCGCTCCGAACCGCAGCTAATATTCAAACCCAAACGAAAGTAAAATCATAGTCATACACGTCGTCACACGACCACTCGAACTCTGTTATCGAACACTTAATTTAAGCtaaatgtatgtttttgtattttgtgtcTTGCGTTAAGCTATGGAAGGGCTTCCGATACGATACGTTGCACGCGCAACGCGTACGTTCTGGAACGCCccgttttatgtttattatcGGCTTTATAACACGTTTGCAAAGCGAATCGACCCAGTTTAAGGTAGGCAGCAACCGATGAGGCCTCGTTGgcgtatttatttattcagtcTCAGGTGTCTGTATCCTAACGCAACCTCACGGCCAAGTATTAGCTGGATAACGGGATGTGCAGCATCATAATAGTCAAATGCATTTCAAGAATCGATCTTAGTTTGGTTTTAAGCTCAACTGCGTGACGATGTGCGCACTCAGAATCAACACTGTAATGCCTATGTTGTCGAAATAAACTGTACGCGTGCAACGCTACTACGTGGTACGGTACACAGCATGTGCTGCACGTATTTGTCGCCTGTATTCGGACATGCTTATTCGTGTGCTATATTTGCAGAACCTTGAGAAAGATCGCCGTGCGATCGCATGAAATATTTAGAACACTTTGCACAGCTGGCCCGGATGTGATGGGTGCTTGTGCGTTGATCTAATATAAATCAGTACATGTGTAAAAACGGAATCTTCTAGTGTGTGATTCGAACCCGTTGTGATATAAGATGGTGCCACGGCTATTGTCAATTATTTTAACGATCATTTTAAGCGAAGCAGCGATGGCGATCGAGAATTATGAACCACGCGCCACCGGACGTATCGTTGGTGGTAGGGATGTAGAAATCCGAGAGTTTCCGTATCAACTATCATTGCAAAATAATGGGTACCATATCTGTGGAGCCTCGGTAGTGGCAAGCCGTTTAGCATTAACCGCCGGTCATTGCTGCATCGGAACCGAAGTGGCGAATGTAAGTTGTCCTTTCCCGCACCATGAGTGCGCTCCACGCTCCAATACGAAAACAGTAAACCAACATATGCTACTCCCAAAAGCTCACCATACGCGGAGGAAGTACATTCCACGAGGAGGGTGGTATAGTGTTTTTAGTCAACCGGATTTTCATTCATCCTCAATATGATGATGCGAATCTAAACAACGATGTGTGCCTGCTCCGGATCATTGGGACATTCACGAAACACCCAGACATAGCAATCATACAAATCACCAATAGCGCAACCATTCCCGGCGGTGACCAGGGAACCGTTTCTGGCTGGGGTGCAGTGGAAACGAATGGAAACGCGTCGCCGAATCTACGTGCGACAAAGGTGAAAATTCTGACCCCGACCCAGTGCAATAAGCAGATTCAGAATTACGCTACCCCCACAGCAAGGTTTGAATGAATTGAGCAGCGATGAtaataacggtttttttttgggtctaaaattaattcaaacctCTTCTTATCTTTGTAGCATGCTTTGCGCCGGTAATGTGGGAAGCTCCATCTGTGTCGGCGATAGTGGAGGTCCTTTGGTGTACGAGCAGCGTCAAATAGCGATCGTGTCGTTCATCGTAAACGAGTGCGGGGGGCCCTTCCCGGCAGTTTACACGCGCCTGTCCAACAAAAGTGTGCGGGATTTCATTAGACAGCAGATTTCCAACGACCAGGTACGGCAATTGTTGGTGAGCGAAAGAATGTGAGAACGCAGTACACTTTGGCCATTACCACCAAACTGGCATCCAGATGGGTGTACCGTGTAGTTTCATTGATGTTTTGTACAACCTGCATATCACGCTACACATTCGAAAAGAGGCTCGGTAGACGGTTACCCAAACATCGggcaaatgtttttctttcaccttCCCTTTTGCATTTTATTGCGACGATGATAAGCGCAAATTTATGCCAACGCTTTGTTGTGACGTTGCGCGACGAGTTTGTTTGCCGCACGGATGCGTTAGGGGTCGGTTGGCTGAATCTGGCTAGAGACAGAACCTAGCTTATCAACCTAGCACCTAGGGGGCGGGACATGATCCTCCAAAAAGCCAGCGCCAGGTGGAAGCGTGGAAGAGTTATCCCGGGACAGCTGTGGCGGGCTTGTCCTCAGCATCCACAAGATAAACCGGTCCAGCACCCCTATATCTTCTGTTTACCGTAACGCATGAGAGATAAACGCCCGATTTTGGTCAGTTCTTTGATATAAGTCCCGTCAAGTTCCACGAGCGCTTGCATTAAGTCGTGAATGATCGGAGTGGATCGTAAGAGTTGAGTTTGAAGGTGTACGAACACATACCGCAGGCTAGAGGGTGAGAGTCGTGGTCGAAAATGCGCCAGCTATTACTGCTGGCCGTACTGATAGGCGGTGTGCTGTGTATGACCATCGGTAAATCGGAACTATCCGGAGAATCGATCAACTGCTGACTGTTCGTTTTACGGTTGTTACGATCGCTTGCAGATCACCACAAGTACTACTATTCCCGGCAGCCCGCGCTGTTCCGTTTGCTGAGAAAGTATAACCTGTGGCCCAGGAACCAAACGGTGGAGTACGAGCGACCGGCACAGCAACTCAACGTGCCGAACCCGTTCATCTACGGTGGCGAGAGTGTTGCGATTGAAAGCTACCCCTATCAGCTATCGTTGCGCCTTGAGGGAACGCACGTGTGTGGTGCCTCGGTGATTGCCGAACGATGGGCATTGAGTGCGGCACACTGTCTGGACGAGGCACTGTTCGCGTCCGCTGTAAGCGCAACGGAGCTACGCTGTGGTTGGCATCTAAGTgagtggctttttttttttgtttcggttcgattccgCAGATTACGTTCCGCGGTGGGACACCACATCGGTTGGCCGGTGGTTACATATTCCCGGCGGATCAATATTTTCTGCATCCCAAGTTTGACCGGGAGATACTGGACTACGATGTGGCCGTGATACATGTGACGGAAAGTTTCTTCATCGATCCGATACGTCCGGTTAGTCTGGGTAACACCAATACGGTCTACCCGATACCTTCGGCTGCTGTCGTGTCCGGTTGGGGAACGGCGAATGATGATGGATACACACCGCTGATACTGCAATCGCTCgaagtttacatgcaaaagcaGCAGTTGTGCTGGTCCTCCTGGATAGAACGCTTCACCGATCGGTAAGAGTCTTGTTTAGTTCTCGAGTTCGAGCATTACTGCCTGTTACGAGTCAGCATAATTGGTGCAAATCGTTTACAGCATGATATGCGCCGGTGGTGGAGATTATGGAAAGGACGTCTGCCATGGCGACAGTGGCGGACCACTGGTACTGAACGGATATCAAATAGGAATAGTGTCGTGGGGGACCAATATATGTGCTCTAAACCTTCCCGGCATATATACATCTCTCCAGAACGACGAAGTACGTGCGTTTATTAAGATACACACTGACGTGTAAAGCGCTCTCTCTCTTGGGAgcttttgcaataaaatccACCGTACGAAATAGACAAGCAGATACTAATTTAGATACTGCACAATATGGggctatttttaattttcgtttACCAGCCACAAACTTCAGAATGATTGTGATTGTGTCCGGAAGGTGATTACAGCTTAATGAGTTTACGTTCCCCCAGGTCCCGTGTGTAGGTATCAGCTATTACTGACCGTAGACACGGGCATCACATTCATCTACCCTCTCGTCATTACTTCGGTGGCACAATTTCGGAAGTTTTTCGAAGCAATCTACTAGCGGCGACACTCTATTCGGACACTGGGAGTTCGGATGGGAACTTTATTGCTGTAAAGAGTAGCAGATAAGGCACCACAGATTTATCATTGTACCTGATAGCGTAGCGAACAGTGAAGCAACAGGTGAACCGATGCGTGAGACCAAATGTAGATGTCGGTGTGGTACGGTCTCCCCCTGCCATGTTTTTGCCACAGCGTGTGATAAGAGCAGAGAGTTTGGTGATGTGCAAGAACTTGCTTGTACTATTGGAACCCAAGCGATGGGCCGAAGCGTAGTTAACTGATGCGGAAGTTGTCGAACTCCAAGTCTAAACATTCGCAATGTCCTGAATGAAGCTTCTGATAGCGGGATGGGCAATGCTTGCGTACACCGACGGTAAGTAACCAGAGCAATCGGAGACACCCCAGGAAGCGATGCCCATCTGATAACCGTTAATGACGAGCGGGCCTCCACTATCACCGCCACACGTATCCCGTCCGGGTTGGCCAGCACAAAGCATACTGCGGGATACATCACGTTACTAGTAGTTGCACTATCTGGACATTGTTGTTCACTGTAGTGTACTTACTCCTCCGTGATCCACTCAGTGGGCCAGCTACTGCGGCACTGCTCCATGGTGATCAAGGGCACTTCGACAATCTGCAGCTGCGCTGGCAGAGAGTTGGGGACGGACTGCAGACCCCAGCCGGTTGCATTAGCGCCCGTTCCTGGACCGAAACCGCTAGTTGCAGGCGGTAACGCTACCGGGGCAATGAATTGCCCCATAATGTCCGTTGTCGACTGCAACAGACTGACATCGTACTCAATGGTGTACTCGCTAAATCGCGGATGGTTAATGATCTGGGCGATGCTGAAGATGGTTCCACCGTACAACCGATTGGAACTTCCGGCACGCAAAGTCATCTGAGGAACATGACGGGGGGGTTTTTGAATGGTTTTGTACTTGTAGATGGGTCTGTATGACTTGTTGGACATCTTACCTCATTCATTTGTGGCTGTGGATAGGTACAATGTGCGGCGGATAAAGCCCACCTTAGGGCGATCACGGATGCTCCACACGCATGCACTCCGCTCCGTCGCAAAGATAACTGATACGGAAAATCTTCAATGTTGGCATCTCTTCCACCAACGATTTTTGCATTCCTTTCCACATGACGCGCAGCAATTGGAGGTAATTGTTGAGCACTACCCGGGAGTCTTGAGTTGTAATCTTTCCACACGTCGACATCAGAGCCGGAGATCAAGCAGATGCAGAGTGTGGTGAAGAGCGAGACGATCCGCAAGTATGACACCATGTTGGAATGTTCTTCACCGTACGGTAAAAGCGAGACTAAGGACACCTGTATCGGATGACCGTTCCGATTGGGATGGACTATTACTGATCAATGGACGACACAAATCAACTGATTAGATAGCGTCTGGGCGTAGATGTGTGGCCTGGATGCTGCCCATTACCGCTTTGCCGTGAATCATCGTCCGTCATTTCTTCATCGCAAGAGATAATTGAAGCTCGAGTCATATACAACCACAATGTCATCATAGTCTTCCGATCGGAACGATAGTCAGAGGGTAAGTATTGcgttagatattttttttttaattttccattcttcCCTCCTACGTCACAAAGCGAAGCGAGCGCTTAGGCTCCGGTGTGCTGGCTGATGAAGCTGCGGATACCGGCATTGCCAATGTTGGCGTACACACCCGGGAGTGCTCCACCGCACTGCACAGCACCCCACGATACAACGCCGAACTGTGCTCCACCAGTGACCAGTGGGCCACCGCTGTCACCGTTGCAGGAGTCGCGACCTGGCGCACCAGCGCACACCATGCTGCAGAGGGAAGATAAAAGCGAGGTTAGTTAGGCCGTGGTGAGATTAGGAAACATGCGATGGGAAGGTACTTACGCGGCAGTGATACGTCCAGCTCCCCACTGATTGTTGCAGGTAGCCTGGGCAACGACCGGGATGTTGACGGCTTGTAGGTTAGCTGCCAGCTGACCTCCGGGAGAGGTCAGACCCCATCCCGAGACGACGCTGTTGGTACCGGCGGCGAAGTTGGTACCGCTGGCAACCAGACGGATCGTGGCAATGTTGGCTCCGACGAACGAGGTGGTGATACGGATGACGCACACATCGTTGTTcaggttgttgctgttgtactGCGGGTGGTTGATGATCTGGGCGGCTTGGAAAATAACACCACCGGTGGTACG
The Anopheles moucheti chromosome 2, idAnoMoucSN_F20_07, whole genome shotgun sequence genome window above contains:
- the LOC128296800 gene encoding glycerophosphodiester phosphodiesterase 1, translating into MYFATIFKVCKMLYQLFWFLAACCTFVVNTLWLCCNFASVGIPWLMLLLFLVCIGSKFVKLKSPADDVVLSMLSKNEKERDDNEALFWPIVNRGGAFDAPENSLAAINQCLAQRCQKILLDLGITSDGKAIILHRSTLEKANVNEPMQKLDYSFFDNFNISEHHPLGQLFQPEKVLTFEKLLKLLESSEVTVFLLASQINSSLLEIVRETASKCPIFTKRIVFCCSSPSAIYQLRQHCPDLVCGLWMERSCFTILPRYLNTSTILLSIVGAIYRNIIAPVIGVSLVFIHKDEFNAQISTLWKNVGVRPIVYTINSPNEKRYFQQVTKTLYLTDSLRSEPQLIFKPKRK
- the LOC128299160 gene encoding trypsin-1-like is translated as MAIENYEPRATGRIVGGRDVEIREFPYQLSLQNNGYHICGASVVASRLALTAGHCCIGTEVANLTIRGGSTFHEEGGIVFLVNRIFIHPQYDDANLNNDVCLLRIIGTFTKHPDIAIIQITNSATIPGGDQGTVSGWGAVETNGNASPNLRATKVKILTPTQCNKQIQNYATPTASMLCAGNVGSSICVGDSGGPLVYEQRQIAIVSFIVNECGGPFPAVYTRLSNKSVRDFIRQQISNDQVRQLLVSERM
- the LOC128299169 gene encoding trypsin delta-like; the protein is MKAFILLSLFVVGALAGVEESLWLSKQVRIDAGSRADYNGRIVGGSTVPIGQFPYQLSLRQNGNHICGASVISGNWALSAAHCTFPMPNVNSITFRGGSASRTTGGVIFQAAQIINHPQYNSNNLNNDVCVIRITTSFVGANIATIRLVASGTNFAAGTNSVVSGWGLTSPGGQLAANLQAVNIPVVAQATCNNQWGAGRITAAMVCAGAPGRDSCNGDSGGPLVTGGAQFGVVSWGAVQCGGALPGVYANIGNAGIRSFISQHTGPQMNEMTLRAGSSNRLYGGTIFSIAQIINHPRFSEYTIEYDVSLLQSTTDIMGQFIAPVALPPATSGFGPGTGANATGWGLQSVPNSLPAQLQIVEVPLITMEQCRSSWPTEWITEDMLCAGQPGRDTCGGDSGGPLVINGYQMGIASWGVSDCSGYLPSVYASIAHPAIRSFIQDIANV
- the LOC128298416 gene encoding chymotrypsin-1-like, which gives rise to MRQLLLLAVLIGGVLCMTIDHHKYYYSRQPALFRLLRKYNLWPRNQTVEYERPAQQLNVPNPFIYGGESVAIESYPYQLSLRLEGTHVCGASVIAERWALSAAHCLDEALFASAITFRGGTPHRLAGGYIFPADQYFLHPKFDREILDYDVAVIHVTESFFIDPIRPVSLGNTNTVYPIPSAAVVSGWGTANDDGYTPLILQSLEVYMQKQQLCWSSWIERFTDRMICAGGGDYGKDVCHGDSGGPLVLNGYQIGIVSWGTNICALNLPGIYTSLQNDEVRAFIKIHTDV